One window from the genome of Variovorax sp. PAMC26660 encodes:
- a CDS encoding MFS transporter, with product MNPIEQRTISKISWRLLPLLMISYFIAYLDRVNLGFAGASMSKDLGFSAAVFGSAAGIFFLAYFLFEVPSNMALERFGARRWIARIMFSWGILSAAQAWVGGSTSFNVVRFLLGIAEAGFFPGVIFYITLWFPAAYRARIVGWFMFAIPISTVIGSPISGYILNMDGIGGMHGWQWLFILEALPSLILTFVVLMYLPDGPKDAKWLTDEERNWLQKTLDAERRNRESINKISWKQSLLNPRVIGLGFVYMGITVPLYGLSFFLPQIIKGFGGLSNVQIGFINAFPYLVGAIAMLFWTRASDARKERKWFLLIPLACIFVGLVLAAQISAPIPKMAAVTLAAFGIFSALPTFWTLPTAMLSGTAAAAGIAWINSIGNLGGYIGPTIFGALKDRMGNDLYAVIFLALLSVVAFALVLIIGHDARSEQAVEPGRA from the coding sequence ATGAATCCCATTGAACAGAGAACCATCTCGAAGATCAGTTGGCGGCTCTTGCCGCTCCTGATGATCAGCTACTTCATCGCCTACCTGGACCGCGTGAACCTCGGCTTTGCCGGTGCGTCCATGTCCAAGGACCTGGGCTTTTCCGCCGCCGTGTTCGGCAGCGCGGCGGGCATCTTCTTCCTGGCCTACTTCCTCTTCGAGGTGCCGAGCAACATGGCGCTGGAGCGCTTCGGCGCGCGCCGCTGGATCGCCCGCATTATGTTCAGCTGGGGCATCCTGTCCGCGGCGCAGGCCTGGGTGGGCGGCTCGACCAGCTTCAACGTCGTGCGCTTTCTGCTGGGCATTGCCGAGGCCGGCTTCTTTCCGGGCGTGATCTTCTACATCACGCTCTGGTTTCCGGCGGCGTACCGCGCGCGCATCGTGGGCTGGTTCATGTTCGCGATCCCGATTTCCACCGTGATCGGCTCGCCGATCTCGGGCTACATCCTGAACATGGACGGCATCGGCGGCATGCACGGCTGGCAGTGGCTCTTCATCCTCGAAGCGCTGCCCTCGCTGATCCTGACTTTCGTCGTGCTGATGTACCTGCCCGACGGCCCGAAGGATGCCAAGTGGCTCACCGATGAAGAGCGCAACTGGCTGCAGAAGACGCTGGACGCCGAGCGCCGCAACCGCGAGTCGATCAACAAGATTTCGTGGAAGCAATCGCTGCTGAACCCGCGCGTGATCGGGCTGGGCTTCGTCTACATGGGCATCACCGTGCCGCTGTATGGCCTGAGCTTCTTCCTGCCGCAGATCATCAAGGGCTTCGGCGGGCTGAGCAATGTGCAGATCGGCTTCATCAACGCCTTTCCATACCTGGTGGGCGCCATCGCCATGCTGTTCTGGACGCGCGCCTCGGATGCGCGCAAGGAGCGCAAGTGGTTCCTGCTGATTCCGCTGGCCTGCATCTTCGTCGGCCTCGTGCTGGCGGCGCAGATCAGTGCGCCGATTCCCAAGATGGCCGCGGTGACGCTGGCTGCCTTCGGCATCTTCAGCGCACTGCCCACCTTCTGGACCCTGCCGACCGCCATGCTGAGCGGCACCGCGGCCGCAGCGGGCATTGCCTGGATCAACTCCATCGGCAACCTCGGCGGCTACATCGGCCCGACCATCTTCGGCGCGCTGAAGGACCGCATGGGCAACGACCTGTATGCGGTGATCTTTCTTGCGCTGCTGTCGGTGGTGGCCTTTGCGCTGGTGCTGATCATCGGGCACGACGCGCGCTCCGAACAGGCCGTGGAGCCGGGCCGGGCCTGA
- a CDS encoding SRPBCC family protein encodes MWTYDESIETSASPARVWQLFKDIPGWKAWNAGIEHIDLHGPFAKGTTFSMKPPGEEAFISTLVEVSENESFTDETVIDGTHVLVRHAIVPLPSGGARVTYSTEVTGPSAAQFGPMVTADFPEVLRGLKRQAEGPA; translated from the coding sequence ATGTGGACCTATGACGAAAGCATCGAAACCAGCGCATCGCCCGCACGTGTCTGGCAGCTCTTCAAGGACATTCCGGGCTGGAAGGCCTGGAACGCGGGCATCGAGCACATCGACCTTCACGGCCCGTTCGCCAAGGGCACCACCTTTTCGATGAAGCCTCCCGGCGAAGAGGCTTTCATCAGCACGCTGGTGGAAGTCAGCGAAAACGAGAGCTTCACGGACGAGACCGTCATCGATGGCACCCACGTGCTGGTGCGCCACGCCATCGTGCCCTTGCCCTCCGGCGGGGCCAGGGTCACCTACAGCACCGAAGTCACCGGCCCTTCGGCGGCGCAGTTCGGGCCGATGGTGACGGCGGATTTTCCCGAGGTTCTGCGCGGGCTCAAGCGTCAGGCCGAGGGGCCGGCCTGA
- a CDS encoding helix-turn-helix transcriptional regulator, whose translation MILATLLERAAATSLATDKNRDALPAVDDATDEQAGGPFPQLYSEEQLYLPPSADRHAHGVPGIVGDLLDAGSAEERTYLVQCMLNAIGFDWLGYGTVTYLRGHWWPLSFFTGYANPEWTQRYFSHRLYEVDLRQQGVPASGLPLVWDIEQIEATPFSTATSATENAAGRRQRFLDDLRASGVRSGLLFRLASPTQVNQHTIISLQSSEPGRRWITDGVVGQALTLGLSLHEYLSRHSRMQGDAGGARIEISTTQQYILQHLLQGRSDKEIANRLDLSAHTVDYHMRQLRRRFAARNRVQLVNAVQQGDSDFGVLGDS comes from the coding sequence ATGATTCTTGCTACCTTGTTGGAACGCGCCGCGGCAACTTCGCTGGCGACGGACAAGAACCGCGACGCACTGCCGGCCGTGGACGATGCCACGGACGAGCAAGCCGGCGGGCCGTTTCCGCAGCTCTATTCGGAAGAGCAGCTCTATCTGCCGCCATCGGCGGACCGGCATGCGCACGGGGTGCCGGGCATCGTGGGCGATCTGCTGGACGCGGGCAGCGCCGAGGAGCGCACTTACCTGGTCCAGTGCATGCTGAATGCCATCGGCTTCGATTGGCTCGGCTACGGCACGGTCACCTACCTGCGCGGGCACTGGTGGCCGCTGAGCTTCTTCACCGGTTACGCCAACCCGGAGTGGACTCAGCGCTACTTTTCGCACCGGCTCTACGAGGTGGATCTGCGGCAGCAGGGCGTGCCCGCCTCGGGCCTGCCGCTGGTGTGGGACATCGAGCAGATCGAAGCGACGCCTTTCTCGACGGCCACTTCGGCCACGGAAAACGCGGCGGGGCGGCGGCAACGCTTTCTCGATGACCTGCGCGCCAGCGGCGTGCGCAGCGGCCTGCTGTTCAGGCTGGCATCGCCCACGCAGGTGAACCAGCACACCATCATCAGCCTGCAGTCGAGTGAACCTGGCCGACGCTGGATCACGGACGGCGTCGTTGGCCAGGCCCTGACGCTTGGCCTCAGCCTGCACGAATACCTGTCGCGGCATTCGCGCATGCAAGGCGATGCAGGGGGCGCGCGCATCGAGATATCCACCACGCAGCAGTACATCCTGCAGCACCTGCTGCAGGGTCGCAGCGACAAGGAGATCGCCAACCGCCTGGACCTGTCGGCGCACACCGTGGACTACCACATGCGCCAGTTGCGCCGCCGTTTCGCGGCACGCAATCGCGTGCAGCTGGTGAACGCGGTGCAGCAGGGGGACAGCGACTTCGGAGTGCTCGGGGACAGTTAG
- a CDS encoding helix-turn-helix domain-containing protein, giving the protein MELLAARYWRDAELMGLQFTANRFRQREIRPHRHVGFTLSVSDTELHVRTGARTLIVPPGTLLRIAPHAWHSVQARTTPWREDAMYCSCAVARCISPVDDGLRLARIEDNSGVTVFLDASAALEFLECHRLLYEPTITGSQEDIAVGRALLRQRLGQWIPSQAPLPPTMDSSDDRMNLLYELIASGFHQRMTLDGLAGAVGLHPVHVQRSFKGAWGFSPHEVLVGHRIEYARDLIAGGARVTYAAHAAGFVDQSHLHKTFLSTYAVLPGDYRRLSVLDALQPPSARNGIVG; this is encoded by the coding sequence ATGGAACTTCTTGCTGCCCGCTACTGGCGAGACGCCGAGCTCATGGGTCTTCAATTCACTGCCAACCGATTCCGGCAGCGCGAGATCAGGCCGCACCGGCACGTCGGCTTCACGCTCTCGGTGTCCGACACCGAGCTGCATGTGCGCACCGGCGCGCGCACCCTCATCGTGCCGCCGGGCACCTTGCTGCGCATCGCCCCCCATGCCTGGCATTCGGTACAGGCGCGCACCACGCCGTGGCGCGAGGACGCGATGTATTGCAGCTGCGCCGTGGCACGCTGCATCAGCCCCGTGGACGACGGACTTCGGCTGGCACGCATCGAAGACAACTCGGGCGTCACCGTCTTCCTCGATGCATCGGCTGCTCTCGAATTCCTCGAATGCCACCGGCTGCTGTACGAACCCACCATCACAGGCAGCCAGGAAGACATCGCGGTCGGCCGCGCCCTGCTGCGCCAGCGCCTGGGGCAATGGATTCCCTCGCAAGCTCCCCTGCCCCCCACCATGGACAGCAGCGACGACCGCATGAACCTGCTCTACGAACTGATCGCCAGCGGCTTTCACCAGCGCATGACCCTCGACGGCCTGGCCGGCGCCGTCGGCCTGCACCCGGTGCATGTGCAGCGCAGCTTCAAGGGCGCCTGGGGTTTCTCGCCGCACGAGGTGCTGGTGGGCCACCGCATCGAGTACGCGCGCGACCTCATCGCCGGTGGCGCACGCGTCACCTACGCCGCCCATGCGGCCGGCTTCGTCGACCAGAGTCATCTGCACAAGACCTTCCTGAGCACCTATGCGGTGCTGCCCGGCGACTACCGCAGGCTGTCCGTGCTCGATGCCCTGCAGCCGCCCTCGGCAAGGAACGGCATCGTCGGATAG
- a CDS encoding N-formylglutamate amidohydrolase — protein MRTADPAVVVAEPPPGVARLPLVCDSPHSGTRYPADFVTRLPFARLRQAEDTHIDTLWSAAPRHGATLLAAQFPRAYIDPNRALDDLDPELLDGPWPSPLNPGEKSRLGYGLVWRRVSADEPLYDHPLQVAAVQSRVVRCWKPYHAALSAAVARAVKEFGALWHLNLHSMPDNAYEKLGIASPHPLADFVLGDREGTTCEPALLDVVEAAVRAHGYTVARNDPYKGVALIAEIGNPALARHSLQIEIRRPVYMNEATREPNEGFVPLQRCIEATVGAVAAHVRMQLRRTE, from the coding sequence ATGCGCACGGCAGACCCCGCGGTCGTCGTGGCCGAGCCGCCGCCCGGCGTGGCGCGCCTGCCGCTGGTGTGCGACTCGCCGCACAGCGGCACGCGCTACCCGGCGGACTTCGTCACCCGGCTGCCGTTCGCGCGGCTGCGCCAGGCCGAGGACACGCACATCGACACGCTTTGGTCGGCCGCGCCGCGCCACGGCGCGACCTTGCTGGCCGCGCAGTTTCCGCGCGCCTACATCGACCCCAATCGCGCGCTCGACGACCTCGACCCCGAACTGCTCGACGGCCCGTGGCCGTCGCCGCTGAACCCCGGCGAGAAGTCGCGGCTGGGCTATGGGCTGGTGTGGCGCCGCGTGAGCGCCGACGAGCCGCTGTACGACCATCCGCTGCAGGTCGCCGCGGTGCAGTCGCGCGTGGTGCGTTGCTGGAAGCCTTATCACGCAGCGCTGTCCGCCGCGGTGGCGCGCGCAGTGAAGGAGTTCGGCGCGCTGTGGCATCTGAACCTGCATTCGATGCCGGACAACGCCTATGAAAAGCTGGGCATCGCATCGCCGCATCCGCTGGCCGACTTCGTGCTGGGCGACCGCGAAGGCACGACCTGCGAGCCGGCGCTGCTGGACGTGGTCGAGGCCGCGGTGCGCGCGCACGGCTATACGGTGGCGCGCAACGACCCGTACAAGGGCGTGGCATTGATCGCCGAAATCGGCAACCCCGCGCTGGCGCGCCACAGCCTGCAGATAGAGATCCGCCGCCCGGTGTACATGAACGAGGCCACGCGCGAGCCGAACGAGGGCTTCGTTCCCCTGCAGCGCTGCATCGAGGCCACGGTCGGCGCGGTCGCGGCGCACGTGCGCATGCAGTTGCGGCGCACGGAGTAG
- a CDS encoding Bug family tripartite tricarboxylate transporter substrate binding protein has product MNKRRDLLLAITAVAFGLPHGALAASTFPDKPIKLIVPFPPGGSTDIVARLLAEKMSGILGQQVIVDNRAGAGGTIGIAAVARAEPDGYTIGMATVSTHGANPAVYTKLPYDPVKDFQPITNVMSVPSVFVVSPTLPVKTMQEFIALAKSEPGKLTFASPGNGSLGHVNVEQFMELAGIRLTHVPYKGSGQAVTDALAGTVDAMTDNLPSSLPHIRSGKLRALALLSPRRSPLLPDVPTYRELGFEAMTEGGWFGLVAPAGTPAPVVGKLMVSAHQAMQDPAFKQRMVDISGLPMANTPEQFAQQIREMMDKYARIAKAANIKL; this is encoded by the coding sequence ATGAACAAACGCCGCGACCTTTTGCTGGCCATCACCGCCGTTGCCTTCGGGCTGCCGCACGGGGCGCTGGCCGCATCGACTTTTCCCGACAAGCCGATCAAGCTGATCGTGCCGTTTCCGCCCGGGGGATCGACCGACATCGTGGCGCGGCTGCTGGCCGAAAAGATGTCGGGCATCCTCGGCCAGCAGGTGATCGTGGACAACCGCGCAGGCGCAGGCGGCACCATCGGCATTGCGGCGGTGGCGCGCGCCGAGCCCGACGGCTACACCATCGGCATGGCCACGGTGAGCACGCACGGCGCGAACCCGGCCGTGTACACCAAGCTGCCCTACGACCCGGTGAAGGACTTCCAGCCGATCACCAACGTGATGTCGGTGCCCAGCGTGTTCGTGGTGAGCCCCACGCTGCCGGTGAAGACGATGCAGGAGTTCATCGCGCTGGCCAAATCGGAGCCCGGCAAACTCACCTTCGCGTCGCCGGGCAACGGATCGCTCGGGCATGTGAACGTCGAGCAGTTCATGGAGCTCGCGGGTATCCGGCTCACGCACGTGCCGTACAAGGGCTCGGGGCAGGCGGTGACCGATGCGCTGGCCGGCACGGTCGACGCCATGACCGACAACCTGCCGTCGTCGCTGCCGCACATCCGATCGGGCAAGCTGCGCGCGCTGGCGCTGCTGTCGCCCCGGCGCTCGCCGCTGCTGCCCGACGTGCCCACCTACCGCGAACTCGGCTTCGAGGCCATGACCGAAGGCGGCTGGTTCGGCCTGGTGGCGCCGGCCGGAACGCCCGCACCGGTGGTCGGCAAGCTGATGGTCAGCGCGCATCAGGCCATGCAGGACCCGGCGTTCAAGCAGCGCATGGTCGACATCTCGGGCCTGCCGATGGCCAACACGCCCGAGCAGTTCGCGCAGCAGATCCGCGAAATGATGGACAAGTACGCACGCATCGCCAAGGCGGCGAACATCAAGCTGTGA
- a CDS encoding LysR substrate-binding domain-containing protein codes for MRIRSPSLHELHAFASTARLGSFSKAADELCVTQGAVSRAVARLEEHLSVRLLDRYGRLSTLTDAGRAYLDNVAPALQQLEFAAESAGAHSGAHTLRLSVPPTLATKWLIPRLPDFRALHPEVAISFAPYRRDDPLDTPDIDGWIRVRRGDAPWHPPHIQADYLVGREIVPICRPGDMHGRLALRTPEDLLQRPLLFHTNYPDNWRLWFDTQGVRDAHPKPAADFDQVAMLLQGVISGLGLAVVQRCLIEDELAAGRVAIPIDKIALTPRGYYVCAPKGKRETRGMRVFRDWVLTQATDAAGSLQAQAPAS; via the coding sequence ATGCGCATCCGATCACCGTCGCTGCACGAACTGCACGCTTTTGCAAGCACCGCGCGCCTGGGCAGCTTCTCGAAAGCGGCCGACGAGTTGTGCGTCACGCAGGGCGCGGTGAGCCGCGCGGTGGCGCGGCTCGAAGAGCACTTGAGCGTGCGCCTGCTCGACCGCTACGGCCGTCTCAGCACGCTCACCGATGCCGGACGCGCCTACCTCGACAACGTGGCGCCGGCGCTGCAGCAGCTCGAATTCGCGGCCGAGTCGGCCGGCGCGCACAGCGGCGCGCACACGCTGCGCCTGTCGGTGCCGCCCACGCTGGCCACCAAATGGCTGATTCCGCGGCTGCCCGACTTTCGTGCGCTGCATCCTGAAGTAGCGATTTCGTTCGCACCCTACCGCCGCGACGATCCGCTGGACACGCCCGACATCGACGGCTGGATTCGCGTGCGGCGCGGCGATGCGCCCTGGCATCCGCCGCACATCCAGGCCGACTACCTCGTGGGCCGCGAGATCGTGCCCATCTGCCGGCCCGGCGACATGCATGGCCGCCTGGCCCTGCGCACGCCCGAAGACCTGCTGCAGCGCCCGCTGCTGTTCCACACCAACTACCCCGACAACTGGCGTCTGTGGTTCGACACGCAGGGCGTGCGCGACGCCCACCCGAAGCCCGCGGCCGATTTCGACCAGGTCGCCATGCTGCTGCAGGGCGTGATCTCGGGCCTGGGCCTGGCGGTCGTGCAGCGCTGCCTGATCGAGGACGAACTGGCCGCCGGCCGCGTCGCGATCCCGATCGACAAGATCGCGCTGACACCGCGCGGATACTACGTCTGCGCGCCCAAGGGCAAGCGCGAGACCCGCGGCATGCGCGTGTTCAGGGACTGGGTGCTGACGCAGGCCACGGATGCCGCCGGGTCATTGCAGGCGCAGGCGCCCGCCTCCTGA